From one Synechocystis sp. PCC 6803 substr. PCC-P genomic stretch:
- a CDS encoding lipoprotein, producing MKSWILFSLLALVLAGCGQRGGLPCVETDQGMVERRDEQSSPGPFENLDVMVGVDASESMVGFVSQPGGRYGQAIASLHTLLQNKNLPTSYWRVGSNENISQAQPISANQFLAASKAPFYCRRDQPIADYPCVSSTLGQLYELESPAAGTSNNQGERNEGSEEDSNTSTNTSATRSLKILLTDLEPDDAAVGQISGLISKELNNNPNYKAVLLGVRSQFRGNVYSANAGYPTFVYNTTGQDVDQKGRPFFILMTGPQETVDELVREFRQLPLDVNKAFRASAFELGQADTVTLDNSSLKGTIQECVIDIGSIDRQRPNQDQEKDWLMVEQTNCGENSASPLPPLELNIPSKSTVSLTGGELTPDLFNVSEPFLTVKKAEIAQNPGGENARLLLTAVFDGNQVPQGQGKLVYVTLGDRQLDQAVWRDWDMDISNPDGARTQNLLLFVSGLRGAVANNQDAVKFCLGYSHY from the coding sequence GTGAAAAGCTGGATTTTGTTCTCTTTGTTGGCTCTAGTATTAGCCGGTTGTGGCCAGAGGGGAGGTTTACCCTGTGTGGAAACAGACCAAGGGATGGTAGAGCGCAGAGACGAACAATCTTCCCCTGGGCCTTTTGAAAACCTGGATGTAATGGTGGGGGTAGATGCCAGTGAGTCCATGGTGGGTTTTGTCAGTCAACCTGGTGGTCGCTATGGCCAGGCGATCGCCTCTTTGCACACCCTTTTGCAAAACAAAAATTTGCCCACTTCCTATTGGCGGGTGGGGAGCAATGAAAATATTAGTCAGGCCCAACCGATTTCTGCTAACCAATTTCTGGCCGCCAGTAAAGCGCCCTTTTATTGTCGTCGGGATCAGCCAATAGCGGATTATCCTTGTGTTTCCAGTACTTTGGGGCAACTTTATGAATTGGAAAGCCCGGCCGCCGGCACATCTAATAATCAAGGGGAAAGAAATGAAGGGAGTGAAGAGGATAGCAACACTTCCACCAATACCAGTGCTACCCGCAGTCTGAAAATTTTACTCACCGACCTAGAACCGGACGATGCCGCTGTGGGACAAATTTCTGGCCTGATCAGCAAAGAGTTAAACAATAATCCCAACTATAAAGCCGTGCTCTTGGGAGTTCGGAGTCAGTTCCGGGGCAATGTTTATTCTGCCAACGCTGGTTATCCCACTTTTGTTTACAACACCACTGGCCAGGACGTGGATCAAAAGGGCAGACCATTTTTTATCCTGATGACGGGGCCCCAGGAAACGGTGGATGAATTGGTAAGGGAATTCCGTCAGCTTCCCTTAGATGTCAATAAAGCCTTTCGGGCCTCCGCCTTTGAGCTTGGCCAAGCAGATACGGTGACTCTAGACAACAGTTCTTTAAAAGGCACTATTCAAGAATGCGTAATTGACATTGGTTCCATAGACCGTCAGAGGCCAAACCAAGACCAGGAAAAGGATTGGCTTATGGTCGAACAAACCAATTGTGGTGAAAATTCTGCTAGCCCTCTGCCACCGTTGGAGTTAAATATTCCTTCTAAAAGTACCGTTTCCCTCACTGGTGGAGAGCTAACCCCAGATCTTTTCAATGTGTCTGAACCCTTTTTGACGGTGAAAAAAGCAGAAATTGCTCAAAATCCCGGGGGAGAGAATGCCCGCCTTTTATTAACCGCTGTTTTTGATGGCAATCAGGTACCCCAGGGGCAAGGAAAATTAGTTTACGTCACCCTTGGCGATCGCCAATTGGATCAGGCAGTGTGGCGGGATTGGGATATGGACATTAGTAACCCGGACGGGGCCAGAACCCAAAATTTACTGCTTTTTGTATCGGGACTACGGGGGGCGGTGGCCAATAATCAAGATGCTGTTAAGTTTTGTCTCGGCTATAGCCACTATTAA